The following proteins are co-located in the Anomalospiza imberbis isolate Cuckoo-Finch-1a 21T00152 chromosome Z, ASM3175350v1, whole genome shotgun sequence genome:
- the SMAD4 gene encoding mothers against decapentaplegic homolog 4 isoform X2 gives MDNMSITNTPTSNDACLSIVHSLMCHRQGGESETFAKRAIESLVKKLKEKKDELDSLITAITTNGAHPSKCVTIQRTLDGRLQVAGRKGFPHVIYARLWRWPDLHKNELKHVKYCQYAFDLKCDSVCVNPYHYERVVSPGIDLSGLTLQSSAPSSMLVKDEYVHDYEGQPSLSSAEGHSVQTIQHPPSNRASSEPYSAPAMLAPAEASTTSTTNFPNIPVASTNSTTSWTGSRTAAYTPSIPHHQNGHLQHHPPMHPGHYWPVHNELAFQPPISNHPAPEYWCSIAYFEMDVQVGETFKVPSSCPIVTVDGYVDPSGGDRFCLGQLSNVHRTEAIERARLHIGKGVQLECKGEGDVWVRCLSDHAVFVQSYYLDREAGRAPGDAVHKIYPSAYIKVFDLRQCHRQMQQQAATAQAAAAAQAAAVAGNIPGPGSVGGIAPAISLSAAAGIGVDDLRRLCILRMSFVKGWGPDYPRQSIKETPCWIEIHLHRALQLLDEVLHTMPIADPQPLD, from the exons ATGGACAATATGTCTATTACTAACACACCAACAAGTAACGATGCTTGTCTGAGCATTGTTCACAGCTTGATGTGCCATCGACAAGGTGGAGAGAGCGAAACTTTTGCAAAACGCGCAATTGAAAGTTTAGTTAAaaagctgaaggagaaaaaagatgAATTGGATTCTTTGATTACAGCTATAACCACAAACGGAGCTCATCCTAGCAAGTGTGTTACAATCCAGAGAACGCTGGATGGGAGGCTGCAG GTGGCCGGCCGCAAGGGATTCCCTCATGTGATTTACGCCCGGCTTTGGAGGTGGCCTGATCTTCATAAAAATGAACTCAAGCATGTTAAATATTGTCAGTATGCTTTTGACTTAAAATGTGACAGTGTCTGTGTAAATCCTTACCATTATGAGCGTGTGGTATCGCCCGGCATCG ATCTCTCGGGACTGACGCTGCAGAGCTCAG CTCCCTCCAGCATGCTGGTGAAGGACGAGTACGTGCACGACTACGAGGGGCAGCCGTCGCTGTCGTCGGCCGAGGGCCACTCGGTGCAGACCATCCAGCACCCGCCCAGCAACCGGGCCTCCTCGGAGCCCTACAGCGCCCCGGCCATGCTGGCCCCCGCCGAAGccagcaccaccagcaccaccaaCTTCCCCAACATTCCCGTGGCCTCCACAA ACAGTACCACCAGCTGGACGGGGAGCCGGACGGCCGCCTACACGCCCAGCATCCCGCACCACCAGAACGGCCACCTGCAGCACCACCCGCCCATGCACCCCGGACACTACT ggcCAGTCCACAACGAGCTCGCATTCCAGCCTCCTATCTCAAACCATCCTG CCCCAGAGTACTGGTGTTCCATCGCCTACTTTGAGATGGACGTGCAGGTCGGGGAGACGTTCAAGGtcccctccagctgccccaTTGTCACCGTGGATGGCTACGTGGATCCTTCCGGAGGGGACCGCTTCTGCCTGGGCCAGCTGTCCAACGTGCACAGAACAGAAGCCATTGAGAGAGCGAG GTTGCACATCGGCAAGGGGGTGCAGCTGGAGTGCAAGGGCGAGGGCGACGTGTGGGTGCGCTGCCTGAGCGACCACGCCGTCTTCGTGCAGAGCTACTACCTGGACAGGGAGGCGGGGCGCGCCCCGGGCGATGCCGTCCACAAGATCTACCCAAGTGCATACATCAAG GTGTTCGACCTGCGCCAGTGCCACCGCCAGATGCAGCAGCAGGCGGCCACCGCCcaggccgccgccgccgcccagGCCGCCGCCGTGGCCGGCAACATCCCGGGGCCGGGCTCCGTGGGAGGCATCGCCCCGGCCATCA GTCTGTCGGCCGCGGCCGGGATCGGCGTGGACGACTTGCGGCGCCTGTGCATCCTGCGGATGAGCTTCGTGAAGGGCTGGGGCCCGGACTACCCGCGGCAGAGCATCAAGGAGACGCCGTGCTGGATCGAGATCCACCTGCACCGCGcgctgcagctgctggatgaGGTGCTGCACACCATGCCCATCGCCGACCCCCAGCCCCTGGACTga
- the SMAD4 gene encoding mothers against decapentaplegic homolog 4 isoform X1, with amino-acid sequence MDNMSITNTPTSNDACLSIVHSLMCHRQGGESETFAKRAIESLVKKLKEKKDELDSLITAITTNGAHPSKCVTIQRTLDGRLQVAGRKGFPHVIYARLWRWPDLHKNELKHVKYCQYAFDLKCDSVCVNPYHYERVVSPGIDLSGLTLQSSAPSSMLVKDEYVHDYEGQPSLSSAEGHSVQTIQHPPSNRASSEPYSAPAMLAPAEASTTSTTNFPNIPVASTSQPPSILTGSHSDGLLQIASGPQPGAQQNGFTAQPATYHHNSTTSWTGSRTAAYTPSIPHHQNGHLQHHPPMHPGHYWPVHNELAFQPPISNHPAPEYWCSIAYFEMDVQVGETFKVPSSCPIVTVDGYVDPSGGDRFCLGQLSNVHRTEAIERARLHIGKGVQLECKGEGDVWVRCLSDHAVFVQSYYLDREAGRAPGDAVHKIYPSAYIKVFDLRQCHRQMQQQAATAQAAAAAQAAAVAGNIPGPGSVGGIAPAISLSAAAGIGVDDLRRLCILRMSFVKGWGPDYPRQSIKETPCWIEIHLHRALQLLDEVLHTMPIADPQPLD; translated from the exons ATGGACAATATGTCTATTACTAACACACCAACAAGTAACGATGCTTGTCTGAGCATTGTTCACAGCTTGATGTGCCATCGACAAGGTGGAGAGAGCGAAACTTTTGCAAAACGCGCAATTGAAAGTTTAGTTAAaaagctgaaggagaaaaaagatgAATTGGATTCTTTGATTACAGCTATAACCACAAACGGAGCTCATCCTAGCAAGTGTGTTACAATCCAGAGAACGCTGGATGGGAGGCTGCAG GTGGCCGGCCGCAAGGGATTCCCTCATGTGATTTACGCCCGGCTTTGGAGGTGGCCTGATCTTCATAAAAATGAACTCAAGCATGTTAAATATTGTCAGTATGCTTTTGACTTAAAATGTGACAGTGTCTGTGTAAATCCTTACCATTATGAGCGTGTGGTATCGCCCGGCATCG ATCTCTCGGGACTGACGCTGCAGAGCTCAG CTCCCTCCAGCATGCTGGTGAAGGACGAGTACGTGCACGACTACGAGGGGCAGCCGTCGCTGTCGTCGGCCGAGGGCCACTCGGTGCAGACCATCCAGCACCCGCCCAGCAACCGGGCCTCCTCGGAGCCCTACAGCGCCCCGGCCATGCTGGCCCCCGCCGAAGccagcaccaccagcaccaccaaCTTCCCCAACATTCCCGTGGCCTCCACAA GTCAACCTCCCAGTATATTGACAGGTAGCCATAGTGATGGACTCTTACAGATTGCTTCAGGGCCCCAGCCAGGCGCTCAGCAGAATGGGTTCACAGCCCAGCCAGCCACTTACCACCACA ACAGTACCACCAGCTGGACGGGGAGCCGGACGGCCGCCTACACGCCCAGCATCCCGCACCACCAGAACGGCCACCTGCAGCACCACCCGCCCATGCACCCCGGACACTACT ggcCAGTCCACAACGAGCTCGCATTCCAGCCTCCTATCTCAAACCATCCTG CCCCAGAGTACTGGTGTTCCATCGCCTACTTTGAGATGGACGTGCAGGTCGGGGAGACGTTCAAGGtcccctccagctgccccaTTGTCACCGTGGATGGCTACGTGGATCCTTCCGGAGGGGACCGCTTCTGCCTGGGCCAGCTGTCCAACGTGCACAGAACAGAAGCCATTGAGAGAGCGAG GTTGCACATCGGCAAGGGGGTGCAGCTGGAGTGCAAGGGCGAGGGCGACGTGTGGGTGCGCTGCCTGAGCGACCACGCCGTCTTCGTGCAGAGCTACTACCTGGACAGGGAGGCGGGGCGCGCCCCGGGCGATGCCGTCCACAAGATCTACCCAAGTGCATACATCAAG GTGTTCGACCTGCGCCAGTGCCACCGCCAGATGCAGCAGCAGGCGGCCACCGCCcaggccgccgccgccgcccagGCCGCCGCCGTGGCCGGCAACATCCCGGGGCCGGGCTCCGTGGGAGGCATCGCCCCGGCCATCA GTCTGTCGGCCGCGGCCGGGATCGGCGTGGACGACTTGCGGCGCCTGTGCATCCTGCGGATGAGCTTCGTGAAGGGCTGGGGCCCGGACTACCCGCGGCAGAGCATCAAGGAGACGCCGTGCTGGATCGAGATCCACCTGCACCGCGcgctgcagctgctggatgaGGTGCTGCACACCATGCCCATCGCCGACCCCCAGCCCCTGGACTga